Proteins encoded in a region of the Chiloscyllium punctatum isolate Juve2018m chromosome 16, sChiPun1.3, whole genome shotgun sequence genome:
- the mad2l2 gene encoding mitotic spindle assembly checkpoint protein MAD2B has product MTTLTRQDLNFGQVVADVLCEFLEVAIHMILYVREVYPIGIFQKRKKYNVPVQMSCHPELNQYIQDTLHCIKPLIEKNEVDRMVVVILDKEHHPVERFVFEISQPPLLSVSSDSLLSRVEQLLRASILKISVCDAILDSNPPGCTFTVLVHTRDVATRNMEKIQVIKDFPWIHADEQEVNMREPRLIPLKTMTSDILKMQLYVEERAQKTS; this is encoded by the exons ATGACCACCCTTACACGACAGGACCTCAATTTTGGACAAG TTGTTGCAGATGTACTGTGTGAATTTCTGGAAGTAGCTATTCATATGATCCTGTATGTTCGTGAGGTTTATCCAATTGGAATCTTTCAGAAGAGGAAAAAGTACAATGTACCTGTCCAG ATGTCGTGCCACCCAGAGCTTAACCAGTACATCCAGGACACATTGCATTGTATCAAGCCTCTGATTGAGAAG AATGAAGTGGATCGGATGGTGGTAGTGATCCTGGATAAAGAGCATCATCCTGTAGAGCGCTTTGTTTTTGAAATATCACAACCTCCTCTCTTGTCTGTCAG CTCTGACTCACTGCTGTCCCGTGTTGAGCAGCTCCTTCGAGCATCGATCCTGAAGATCAGTGTCTGTGATGCAATTCTTGATAGCAACCCACCAG GTTGTACCTTCACTGTGTTGGTTCATACCCGAGATGTTGCTACACGAAATATGGAGAAAATTCAAGTGATAAAA GACTTCCCATGGATCCATGCTGATGAACAGGAAGTGAACATGCGAGAGCCACGGCTAATCCCGTTAAAAACTATGACATCAGATATCTTAAAG ATGCAATTGTATGttgaagagagagctcagaaaacATCCTGA